CAGCAGGAGGAACAGCACCAGCATCAGTACGGGCAGTCCTTTGGCGAAGAAGTTGTGAATCGTTTTGTATGGCGTGTATCGGAACGCGCCGATGCCGATGAATGCCAGGCCGGAGAGCGTGAGCAGCACCGATAGGATGGCTATGCGCACGCGGAAATGCTTGATCTCCCAAACAGGTTTGCCGTCCGCGTCGCGGTTGTGGCGCTGATGCCACATACGTTGCAGACGTTCGGTGGTGATGAGTTCGGAAACGGCGAAGTAGCTGACGATGATCACGCAGGTGCCGGCGAGCATCAATGTGGAGTTGAACATGCGCGCGGCGAAAGTGGTGCTGTCCCCCAGCCGGGAGAAATTCCAGTAGTACCATTCCGGATCGTCGGTGGTCAGTCCGGCCGTGCATACGCCGGAGATCACGAAAAACGGCAGCAGCGAGGCGATGGTTTTCGCATTCATCAGCTCCGCCTGCACGAAGGTCATATAGCCGACCACGCCGGAGAATCCCGCGCATGCGGCGGGCAGATAGCCGGCGAACATCGCGACTCCCATCATCTCGTTCACCGCGTTGATCAGCGCGAAGGACGAGAGGAAAATTGTCGCCGCGTATACCACGGACAGCGCGAGGATCTCGAACACCCGGCGGATCGGCGTGAACCAGCCGTTCTTCAGACTCCAGGAATGCGATTGGCGCGCGTATCCGATGCAGAAGGAGACGACGCCGCAAGCCGCGACGATGCCCGAGCACACCATGAACCGGCGTTGCGTGACCTGCCAGATGGCCGGCGCATAGGAGAGGTAGATGTTCATCGCCGCATAGGAGGCCACCGCGCAGATCAGAAAGGAGATGAGGCCCGCGGTTTCGACGCGCTGATGACGGCCCATACTTCCCCTCCTTCCGTATGCGGGTGGTGACGGTCGTCCATTGTACCCGTGTCCTCGTCCAAACATCCGCTACAATGGTTCCTTGTGCTGTACGTGGTGCGGCACGAA
Above is a window of Bifidobacterium eulemuris DNA encoding:
- a CDS encoding ABC transporter permease produces the protein MGRHQRVETAGLISFLICAVASYAAMNIYLSYAPAIWQVTQRRFMVCSGIVAACGVVSFCIGYARQSHSWSLKNGWFTPIRRVFEILALSVVYAATIFLSSFALINAVNEMMGVAMFAGYLPAACAGFSGVVGYMTFVQAELMNAKTIASLLPFFVISGVCTAGLTTDDPEWYYWNFSRLGDSTTFAARMFNSTLMLAGTCVIIVSYFAVSELITTERLQRMWHQRHNRDADGKPVWEIKHFRVRIAILSVLLTLSGLAFIGIGAFRYTPYKTIHNFFAKGLPVLMLVLFLLLPWLAPRLSKAMAVVSDLSLLVCAGLWANMIMGHDTLTNVEAVAGMLFLGWFIVFSRQIAAIEADRVQAQLLHAQALEGGLNEPDDIDSVESRIAADL